One region of Juglans regia cultivar Chandler chromosome 4, Walnut 2.0, whole genome shotgun sequence genomic DNA includes:
- the LOC108990184 gene encoding F-box/kelch-repeat protein At1g30090-like: MQHVRLSSQQAPVHKLGDSQITLSPKFRLAVIHSSLLSPSTDIELMLKGEPLIPGLPDDLAFNCLLRLPVQSHAACKVVCKRWHLLLGSKERFFTRRNELGFKDPWLFVFAFHRCTGKIQWQVLDLTHFSWHSIPAMPCKDKVYPHGFRCVSIPHEGVFFVCGGMVSDVDCPLDLVLKYEMQKNRWTVMNQMMTARSFFASGLIDGMIYVAGGNSTDLSELDSAEVMDPVKGIWHPIASMGTNMASYDAAVLNGKLLVTEGWLWPFYVSPRGQVYDPRTNNWESMAVGLREGWTGSSVVVFGHLFVVSDLERMKLKVYDADTDSWETIEGPPLPEQICKPFAVNVNDCRIYVVGRNLYVAVGSISRLNQKGTHNKKWRFFVQWKVVEAPESFSDLTPSSSQVLFA; the protein is encoded by the coding sequence ATGCAACATGTCCGATTGTCTTCCCAGCAGGCACCTGTACACAAACTAGGGGATTCCCAAATAACATTATCACCAAAATTTAGGTTAGCAGTAATCCATTCTTCCTTGTTAAGTCCTTCAACAGATATAGAGTTAATGCTCAAGGGAGAACCCCTCATTCCAGGCCTCCCTGATGATCTTGCCTTCAACTGTCTTCTCCGTCTTCCAGTCCAGAGCCATGCAGCCTGCAAAGTTGTCTGCAAGCGATGGCATCTATTGCTTGGTAGTAAAGAACGGTTTTTCACCCGAAGAAATGAACTAGGCTTCAAAGACCCTTGGCTCTTTGTCTTTGCTTTCCACAGGTGCACTGGGAAGATTCAGTGGCAAGTTCTTGATCTTACTCATTTCTCTTGGCACTCTATCCCAGCAATGCCCTGCAAGGACAAGGTTTATCCCCATGGATTTAGGTGTGTTTCCATCCCCCATGAGGGTGTCTTCTTTGTGTGTGGGGGTATGGTTTCTGATGTTGATTGCCCCCTTGACTTGGTTCTGAAATATGAGATGCAGAAGAACCGTTGGACTGTGATGAATCAGATGATGACTGCTAGATCATTTTTTGCAAGCGGACTGATTGATGGAATGATTTATGTGGCTGGAGGAAACAGCACAGATCTTTCTGAGCTTGACTCAGCTGAGGTTATGGATCCCGTTAAGGGAATTTGGCATCCCATTGCAAGCATGGGAACCAATATGGCCTCTTATGATGCAGCAGTTCTAAACGGGAAACTTCTTGTGACAGAAGGCTGGTTATGGCCTTTCTATGTCTCTCCCAGGGGTCAGGTTTATGACCCTAGAACAAATAACTGGGAGAGTATGGCTGTTGGGCTGAGAGAAGGCTGGACTGGTTCAAGTGTGGTTGTTTTTGGGCACTTGTTTGTGGTTTCAGATCTTGAAAGGATGAAACTGAAGGTTTATGATGCGGATACTGATTCATGGGAAACAATAGAAGGGCCTCCTTTACCAGAGCAAATATGCAAACCTTTTGCTGTGAATGTGAATGATTGCAGAATCTATGTTGTGGGTCGGAACCTTTATGTTGCTGTGGGTAGTATCTCAAGGCTCAACCAAAAAGGCACTCACAATAAAAAGTGGAGGTTTTTTGTTCAATGGAAGGTTGTGGAGGCACCTGAAAGTTTCTCTGACTTGACACCTTCAAGCTCTCAGGTTCTGTTTGCCTAG